A DNA window from Desulfobacterales bacterium contains the following coding sequences:
- a CDS encoding serine/threonine protein kinase, giving the protein MATTNYKTGDEIFKEYRCIRYLDEGGFGKVYLVENFVNLPYALKILHKDVNLEIRGIEAIKGIISDYLIKIIDYGKNSKDENCIVMEYIPDSLARKIMAGPISEKEALNYCIGILKGLKKLHDQGVIHRDIKPENLFILDNIKIGDFGTAKYTSGQSEMTAGIGTIAYMAPETFDDIYGFQADLWSTGVVIFKMLSGKLPFEGKSRAGIFGAIMQKEPDLSIVPNKFNSFFKKCFKKSPEERYQNVEEMQESLEICVIEILFGLFLNQCL; this is encoded by the coding sequence ATGGCAACAACAAATTATAAAACAGGTGATGAAATATTTAAAGAATATAGATGTATTAGATATTTAGATGAAGGCGGATTTGGCAAGGTATATTTGGTAGAAAATTTTGTAAATTTACCCTATGCATTAAAAATTTTACATAAAGATGTAAATTTGGAAATACGAGGAATAGAGGCAATAAAAGGAATTATCTCGGACTATCTCATAAAAATTATTGATTATGGAAAAAATTCAAAGGATGAAAATTGTATTGTAATGGAATACATACCGGATAGTCTTGCAAGAAAAATAATGGCGGGACCAATAAGCGAAAAAGAAGCCTTGAATTACTGTATTGGAATATTAAAAGGACTAAAAAAATTACATGACCAGGGTGTAATACATAGGGATATAAAGCCAGAAAATTTATTTATATTGGATAATATAAAAATAGGAGATTTTGGAACAGCAAAATATACATCAGGTCAAAGCGAAATGACTGCTGGTATAGGAACAATTGCATATATGGCACCTGAAACTTTTGATGATATTTATGGATTTCAAGCTGATCTTTGGTCAACAGGAGTAGTAATTTTTAAGATGCTTTCAGGCAAATTACCATTTGAGGGGAAAAGTAGAGCAGGCATTTTTGGGGCAATTATGCAAAAAGAGCCAGATTTAAGCATAGTTCCAAATAAATTTAATTCGTTTTTTAAAAAATGCTTCAAAAAAAGCCCTGAAGAAAGATATCAGAATGTTGAAGAAATGCAGGAATCATTAGAAATATGCGTTATAGAAATCTTGTTTGGACTTTTTTTAAATCAATGCCTTTAA